Within the Gossypium raimondii isolate GPD5lz chromosome 12, ASM2569854v1, whole genome shotgun sequence genome, the region gaaactttTTATCTAGTCAACGACAAAAGGAAAGTCAAGTGTACGCTAGTAGAAAACGTGTGAAGCAGAGGATCATTTAACCTACTAACTTTGCTTATTTGGCGGCCGTAAAAAAGTTTCCGACAAAAGACACGGCtgaactaaaaagaaaaatataataatatatgaattgaaGAATGTAAGAGTCGTCGTCTCGTCTCGTCTCGTTTGTTTCAGAGAAAGAAGGGGGGGGGGATTTTAGATCTCTCTCCTTtgcttttattatatttttcgctttctctttttctttctggAAAATCTCAGCTAAACTAAAAATCTCAACTAAGACGTTTGCTTTACAGAGTCAAAACCCGATTGGCGGGAATTGGATCCCCCACCTTCCAGTTTTGATCTTtggaaaacaacaacaacaactgaGCCACTGATTGATGTGATCAAATAGTGGAAGATATGGGATTGTCGGATAATTCCAAGGGATTGATATTAGCAATGGCGTCTAGCGCGTTTATTGGGTCCAGTTTTATTTTGAAGAAGAAAGGGCTCAAGCGCGCTGGGGCTTCGGGTACTCGCGCAGGTCTGTTTTTTCTATTTACTCCCTGATTTTCTGCGTAGCTGTCGCTCCcaatttttactcattttagttttttttttctttgcttaattttgatttgactCCTTCGTTTTTCTTACTGAAACGCTAGGATTTTGTTAATTGGATTAACTCGATGGATATGAATCTTGAATGCATTTAGTTAGGAACTTATTATTGAATTTGGGATATTCAGATACAAATCCTTCAATTTGGAAGTTAGTTTATGTAACAATTCACTATTGTTCGTatcaattcatattttcataacattTGATTTCTTAACAATTTTATTGGATCATTAATCAGTAGAGAGTTTctccaaatttcaaaataaaaataaaaattgtagcAACAACATTAACATAATTATCATCTGATGGTGTAAAGTAGTaagttttgatttgttttttattcttaaGTACTGCATTGTGTCGATCAATACATAGCTTTTGAATTGTGCAATATAAGAATAGATAGTATTATCAATGTAAatgactttatttttaaattcgtgTGGCTTAACGTAGGCGTTGGCGGTTATACCTACTTACTCGAGCCACTGTGGTGGGCCGGCATGATAACAAGTAAGTATATTACTTGAAattagaatatttattttattttagattttgtcCTCCAATATAAGCACAAATCCTTTTCCACCTTAAATTGGTTATTGAGTTTCATTTTGGTGAACTTGTTGTACAAATAGTGATTGTCGGGGAGGTTGCAAATTTTGTGGCTTATGTGTACGCTCCTGCAGTTCTAGTTACCCCTCTTGGGGCACTAAGTATAATTGTGAGGTATGCTTCTTTTGCTTGTGGTCACTTCTTTGGATTTGATTGGAAATCATTTATCCATTTTCATTAACAAGCACGCTTGATAAATTTGAACAGTGCTTGTCTGGCACACTTTATGTTGAAGGAAAGAATTCAGAAAATGGGGATTGTAGGATGTATTACCTGCATTGCAGGTTCAGTGGTAATTGTAATTCATGCACCACAAGAGCATACCCCAAGTTCTGTACAAGAAATTTGGACTCTAGCGACACAACCAGGTTTGGtccttccctttttatttattgctCAATACTCATCAGTtgtaacaattaattaattattgcaCCTTTTTACATGTTTCTGTTGGCAGCCTTTCTAATTTATGTTGCAGCTACACTTTCGATAGTTTTAGCTTTGATTTTGCATTTTGAACCCCGTTATGGGCAGACaaacattttggtttatttgggAATATGTTCCTTAATGGGTTCTCTTACGGTATGTAGATGTCCctatcaatttctattgataATTCTGAATTGGACCATTTTAGTTGTTATCATGTTCTATGCACTATGTAAAAGCGTCCCTTTGCTTCTATCACAGGTTGTAAGCATCAAAGCCATCGGAATTGCTATAAAGCTTACATTGGATGGGATAAATCAGATGGCTTATCCTCAAACTTGGTTTTTTCTTACAGTTGCCGCAATCTGTGTCATTACACAATTAAATTACCTCAACAAGGTTTgcattattgatttttatgccTTGGTGGTTGTCTGTtcctataaaatataatatttccttttaaaaaactATGCATCATGTACTGAAAAACACACCTGTACATAGGTAGCTAGCATACTTTTGTCATATGATGCATTAATTATTGCATGTCAGGTACAGCAACTTGATCAATTGAATTCATAACGGAAGATTTAGATGACAATATCCTATTCTTTATCTGAGAACTACATACagtttgtaaatatttctaGTAAGAAATATACATGCAAAGTGTAGCTTCTTCCAGAGTCTCCTCTGTTGAATGAATTTTGCATTTCATCTTTCTAATAGATGGCTGGTTCGCTTTTGTGTGTGACTGATGTGTATGTCTCTTTGTTCTAGGCCTTGGATACATTCAATGCCGCGATTGTTTCTCCGGTATATTATGTCATGTTCACAACTTTGACCATTATCGCTAGTGTAATCATGTTCAaggtaaattatttaattcatccCTCTTGAACTTGGTTCTGGCACCTAATTGAGGTTGTGATTTACCAACAACTAGTGGAACTGAGCACAAATTGAGTGTTGTTATCTTGTCCTTTTTACAGGATTGGTCAGGTCAAAACGTGAGTAGTATTGCCTCTGAGATTTGTGGATTCATCACTGTGCTCTCTGGAACTATCATACTTCATGCCACGAG harbors:
- the LOC105762918 gene encoding probable magnesium transporter NIPA6; its protein translation is MGLSDNSKGLILAMASSAFIGSSFILKKKGLKRAGASGTRAGVGGYTYLLEPLWWAGMITMIVGEVANFVAYVYAPAVLVTPLGALSIIVSACLAHFMLKERIQKMGIVGCITCIAGSVVIVIHAPQEHTPSSVQEIWTLATQPAFLIYVAATLSIVLALILHFEPRYGQTNILVYLGICSLMGSLTVVSIKAIGIAIKLTLDGINQMAYPQTWFFLTVAAICVITQLNYLNKALDTFNAAIVSPVYYVMFTTLTIIASVIMFKDWSGQNVSSIASEICGFITVLSGTIILHATREQEPPPPVGTVTWYVSGDSMKSPEDEHLITLRSSEYYEP